A single window of Dendropsophus ebraccatus isolate aDenEbr1 chromosome 5, aDenEbr1.pat, whole genome shotgun sequence DNA harbors:
- the IMP3 gene encoding U3 small nucleolar ribonucleoprotein protein IMP3, translating into MVRKLKYHEKKLLKKVDFINWEVDNNVSELRVLRKYRVDRREDYTTYNKLSRSVRELAHKIKDLDEKDAFRAQSTSRLLEKLYALGLIHSKQSLQLCDTVSASAFCRRRLPTVMVRLRMVPNLSTAITFIEQGHVRVGAEVVTDPAYLLTRNMEDFITWVDSSKIKRHVMEYNEERDDFDLGA; encoded by the coding sequence ATGGTGCGGAAACTGAAGTACCACGAGAAGAAGCTGCTGAAGAAGGTGGACTTCATCAACTGGGAGGTGGACAACAACGTGAGCGAGCTGCGGGTGCTGCGGAAGTATCGCGTGGACCGGCGCGAGGACTACACCACCTACAACAAGCTGAGCCGCAGCGTCCGCGAGCTGGCGCACAAGATCAAGGACCTGGACGAGAAGGACGCGTTCCGGGCGCAGAGCACGTCCCGCCTGCTGGAGAAGCTCTACGCCCTGGGCCTCATCCACAGCAAGCAGAGCCTGCAGCTGTGCGACACCGTGTCCGCCTCGGCCTTCTGCAGGAGGCGCCTGCCCACCGTCATGGTGCGTCTGCGGATGGTCCCCAACCTGAGCACCGCCATCACCTTCATCGAGCAGGGACACGTGCGGGTGGGGGCCGAGGTGGTGACCGACCCCGCCTACCTGCTCACCCGCAACATGGAGGACTTCATCACCTGGGTGGACTCGTCCAAGATCAAGAGGCACGTGATGGAGTACAACGAGGAGAGGGACGACTTCGATCTGGGGGCCTAG